One window from the genome of Pseudanabaena yagii GIHE-NHR1 encodes:
- a CDS encoding P-loop NTPase fold protein yields MDLELSRFYKACNPTHPLDSSNEEDRSYYVDLSTVRGAKLIESMVRTIARIAPDEATCQLFTGHIGCGKSTELLRLKYLLEQQKFHVVYFECDRQLELSDVDVSDVLLAIAGQISKSLEDQNINLAVPEYFKKLFGELKDVFKTNLDLSANFKLSVGIAEITAQAKNSQSLRRQMREKLESRTSSIINSINKEILAPAKQKLKAKNMAGLVVIVDNLDRIENRIDPKEQAKAGYLFVERGDQLRGLDCHMLYTVPLLLTFSNDVAIVTSRFGTDIRTLPMVPVVLKDGNICDVGIALLRQIVMSRAFPTVNPVQRIGAEYVSKVFDTSATLDRLCQVSGGHVRNLFRLLYACLQQDDPPITAELLESIISKERNDVTKTITDDEWKLISEVQQDKKVSGESEYQTLIKSRFVFEYEYQNESWFDINPILIAK; encoded by the coding sequence ACGGTGCGCGGGGCAAAACTGATTGAGAGCATGGTACGCACGATCGCAAGAATTGCTCCCGATGAGGCAACTTGTCAGTTATTTACAGGGCATATTGGCTGTGGCAAGTCAACTGAGCTTTTGCGGTTGAAATATTTATTGGAGCAGCAAAAATTTCATGTGGTTTATTTTGAATGCGATCGCCAGTTAGAACTGAGTGATGTCGATGTTAGTGATGTATTGCTAGCGATCGCTGGGCAAATCAGCAAAAGTCTTGAAGATCAAAACATCAACTTAGCAGTGCCAGAGTATTTTAAAAAATTATTTGGCGAACTTAAAGATGTGTTTAAAACTAATCTCGATCTGAGTGCCAACTTTAAGCTTTCTGTAGGGATTGCTGAAATTACTGCCCAAGCAAAAAATAGTCAGTCTTTGCGTCGGCAAATGCGCGAAAAATTGGAATCCCGAACAAGTAGCATTATCAATTCAATAAATAAAGAGATCTTGGCTCCTGCAAAGCAAAAACTGAAAGCCAAGAATATGGCAGGATTGGTGGTCATCGTAGATAACCTCGATCGCATCGAAAATCGAATTGATCCCAAAGAACAAGCTAAAGCTGGATATTTGTTTGTAGAGCGTGGCGATCAATTACGTGGATTAGATTGCCATATGTTGTATACAGTGCCTTTGTTATTGACCTTTTCTAATGATGTGGCGATCGTCACTAGTCGATTTGGAACCGATATTAGAACTTTGCCGATGGTTCCTGTAGTTTTGAAAGATGGAAATATCTGCGATGTGGGTATAGCATTATTGCGTCAAATCGTGATGTCGAGAGCTTTCCCAACTGTAAATCCAGTGCAGCGTATCGGTGCTGAATATGTAAGCAAAGTATTTGATACATCTGCAACCCTCGATCGCTTATGTCAAGTTAGTGGCGGTCATGTTCGTAATTTATTTCGCTTGCTGTATGCTTGTTTGCAACAGGACGATCCACCAATTACGGCAGAGTTATTAGAGAGCATTATCTCTAAGGAACGTAATGATGTCACTAAAACAATTACTGATGATGAATGGAAATTAATTAGTGAGGTACAGCAAGATAAGAAGGTAAGCGGTGAGTCGGAATATCAAACATTGATCAAGAGCAGATTTGTGTTTGAGTATGAGTATCAAAATGAAAGTTGGTTTGACATAAATCCCATTCTAATTGCTAAGTAA